The Mauremys mutica isolate MM-2020 ecotype Southern chromosome 1, ASM2049712v1, whole genome shotgun sequence genome has a segment encoding these proteins:
- the LOC123362988 gene encoding olfactory receptor 52K1-like, whose product MSDSNTTDFTNPSAFILLGIPGLEAAHIWISIPICAMYAIAVLGNFKILFIVKREPSLHEPMYYFLCMLAVTDFVMSTSTIPKMLSIFWFNSREISFSACLTQMYFVHSFSTMESGMLAAMAFDRYVAICHPLRYSTTLTNSAVAKIGLAVVLRSGILTLPYPFLVRRYPYCRTNIIPHFYCGHVAVVKLACADIRIISYYGLFYLFSVIGVDVFFIAVSYTLILWAIFRLPTKDARLKTFGTCISHLCAISALYIPDLFSSFMQRFGDNVPLRFLILITSVYQVVPPMIHPIIYGMRTKQIRDRLHRLFTHKYA is encoded by the coding sequence ATGTCAGATTCGAacacaaccgacttcaccaacccctccgcCTTCATCCTACTTGGCATTCCTGGCCTAGAGGCAGCCCATATCTGGATCTCCATTCCCATCTGTGCTATGTACGCCATAGCCGTGTTGGGGAACTTCAAAatcctgttcatcgtgaagagggagccaagcctccatgagcccatgtactatttcctctgcatgctggctgtcaccgaCTTTGTCATGTCCACATCCACCatacccaaaatgctgagcattttctggttcaattccagggagatcagtttcagtgcctgcctcacccagatgtacttcgttCATTCATTCTCAACAATGGAGTCTGGAATGCTTGccgccatggcttttgatcgctacgtggccatctgccatcctcTGAGATATTCCACTACCCTGACAAACTCTGCTGTGGCCAAAATAGGCTTGGCCGTGGTGCTGCGTAGTGGCATACTCACATTACCCTATCCCTTTCTGGTGAGGCGGTacccatattgcagaaccaacatcatcccccacttcTATTGTGGGCATGTAGCCGTGGTGAAACTGGCCTGCGCTGACATCCGCATCATTAGTTACTATGGACTTTTTTATCTTTTCTCTGTGATCGGagtggatgtgttttttatcgccgtgtcctatactctgatcctctgggccatcttccgcctccccacaaaggatgcccggctcaaaacttttgggacctgcatctctcatctttgtgccatctcagCTTTGTACATCCCAGATTTATTCTCCTCTTTCATGCAGCGGTTTGGCGACAATGTGCCGCTACGTTTCCTCATTCTTATTACCAGTGTGTACCAGGTGGTGCCCCCCATGATACACCCCATCATTTACGGcatgaggaccaaacagatccgggacagaCTGCACAGGCTTTTTACTCATAAGTATGCCTAA